Proteins co-encoded in one Methylobacterium sp. WL1 genomic window:
- a CDS encoding 3-hydroxyacyl-CoA dehydrogenase, giving the protein MIKDRVYIVTGAGSGLGAAVARSLVAAGASVVVADIAREAGAGVAAELGARARFAATDVTSEADGQAAVQAALDAFGHLHGLINCAGIAPGEKVVGRDGPHRLDSFARAVTVNLVGTFNMIRLASAAIAQEAPDAEGARGVIVNTASVAAFDGQIGQAAYAASKGGVVAMTLPIARELARHGIRVVTIAPGIFETPMMAGMPQEVQDALGQSVPFPPRLGRPSEYADLVRHICENPMLNGETIRLDGALRMPPR; this is encoded by the coding sequence ATGATCAAGGATCGCGTCTACATCGTCACCGGTGCCGGCTCAGGGCTCGGCGCCGCCGTGGCGCGCAGCCTCGTCGCGGCCGGCGCCAGCGTCGTGGTGGCGGACATCGCCCGGGAGGCCGGGGCCGGGGTGGCGGCGGAGCTAGGCGCGCGGGCGCGCTTCGCGGCCACCGACGTCACCAGCGAGGCGGACGGGCAGGCGGCGGTCCAGGCGGCGCTGGACGCGTTCGGGCACCTGCACGGGCTCATCAACTGCGCGGGGATCGCACCGGGCGAGAAGGTGGTCGGCCGCGACGGCCCGCACCGGCTGGACAGCTTCGCCCGGGCGGTGACGGTCAACCTGGTCGGCACATTCAACATGATCCGGCTGGCCTCTGCGGCGATCGCCCAGGAGGCGCCCGACGCGGAAGGCGCCCGCGGCGTCATCGTCAACACCGCCTCGGTCGCGGCGTTCGACGGCCAGATCGGACAGGCGGCCTATGCGGCCTCGAAGGGCGGCGTCGTCGCGATGACCCTGCCGATCGCCCGGGAGTTGGCCCGGCACGGCATCCGGGTCGTCACCATCGCGCCGGGGATCTTCGAGACGCCCATGATGGCGGGGATGCCGCAGGAGGTGCAGGACGCGCTCGGCCAGAGCGTGCCGTTCCCGCCCCGGCTCGGCCGCCCGTCGGAATATGCCGACCTCGTCCGGCACATCTGCGAGAACCCGATGCTCAACGGCGAGACGATCCGCCTGGACGGGGCGCTGCGGATGCCGCCCCGCTGA
- a CDS encoding PepSY domain-containing protein, translated as MINRLATAAGLLALSTSFALAQTATPAPAQPATQTDSSMKEWQVAKVAKVGLAQALTTAQAQGDEKGGRAIDADFEKADSKNPAHYAIKVVYPSGKLVEYGINADTGALYKTENQPIERYFTRLKPADFQNAKTPLKDALSIAEQKAGGGKAYEAEVEKDGSTVQYEIKVAGADKEQTVKVGPDGKVVD; from the coding sequence ATGATCAACCGCCTCGCCACCGCGGCCGGCCTGCTCGCGCTCTCGACGAGCTTCGCCCTGGCCCAGACCGCAACGCCCGCGCCGGCTCAGCCGGCGACCCAGACCGACAGCAGCATGAAGGAGTGGCAAGTCGCCAAGGTCGCCAAGGTCGGCCTCGCCCAGGCCCTGACGACCGCCCAGGCGCAGGGCGACGAGAAGGGCGGCCGCGCCATCGACGCCGATTTCGAGAAGGCCGACAGCAAGAACCCGGCGCACTACGCCATCAAGGTCGTCTACCCGAGCGGCAAGCTGGTGGAATACGGCATCAACGCCGATACCGGCGCCCTGTACAAGACCGAGAACCAGCCGATCGAGCGCTACTTCACCCGGCTGAAGCCCGCCGACTTCCAGAACGCCAAGACCCCGTTGAAGGACGCGCTCTCCATCGCCGAGCAGAAGGCCGGCGGCGGCAAGGCCTACGAGGCCGAGGTCGAGAAGGACGGCTCGACGGTCCAGTACGAGATCAAGGTGGCTGGCGCCGACAAGGAGCAGACGGTGAAGGTCGGCCCGGACGGCAAGGTGGTCGACTGA
- a CDS encoding alanine--glyoxylate aminotransferase family protein, whose translation MLEQIGEIDPPQRLLMGPGPVNAHPRVLRAMSADLLGQFDPEMTAYMNEVMALYRPVFGTENRWTFLVDGTARAGIEAALVSLVAPGERVLVVNFGRFGLLLTEILERVGAVVETVDAPWGEVVPLEAIAAAVERFGPKVVATVHGDTSTTMAQPLDGLGDLCRRAGALSYVDATATIGGMEIAADRWGIDVVTGGLQKCLGGPSGSSPITVSPAAAERIFSRRHVEHGIRRDDIDDGLGVRIGSNYFDLAMIMDYWSEKRLNHHTEATTMLYGARECARVLLGEGLAACYRRHAAAGRAVAAGIRAMGLTVFGDDRYRMTNVTALYIPDGIDGEAVRRRMREDFEIEIGTAFGPLAGKVWRIGAMGYNARKHKVLITLGALEAVLRAEGFTVPPGAGVAAALAAWNESPAA comes from the coding sequence GTGCTTGAGCAGATCGGCGAGATCGACCCGCCCCAGCGGCTCCTGATGGGGCCGGGCCCCGTCAATGCCCATCCGCGCGTACTGCGCGCCATGTCGGCCGACCTGCTCGGGCAGTTCGACCCCGAGATGACCGCCTACATGAACGAGGTGATGGCGCTCTATCGCCCGGTCTTCGGCACCGAGAACCGTTGGACCTTCCTGGTCGACGGCACGGCGCGGGCCGGGATCGAGGCCGCCCTGGTGAGCCTGGTCGCCCCCGGCGAGCGGGTGCTGGTGGTCAATTTCGGCCGGTTCGGCCTGCTGCTCACCGAGATCCTGGAGCGGGTCGGCGCCGTGGTCGAGACCGTGGATGCGCCCTGGGGCGAGGTCGTGCCCCTGGAGGCGATCGCCGCCGCGGTTGAGCGCTTCGGCCCGAAGGTCGTGGCCACTGTGCATGGCGACACCTCGACCACCATGGCCCAGCCCCTCGACGGGCTCGGCGACCTCTGCCGCCGGGCCGGCGCCCTCTCGTACGTCGACGCCACCGCGACCATCGGGGGCATGGAGATCGCCGCCGACCGTTGGGGCATCGACGTGGTGACCGGCGGCCTGCAGAAATGCCTCGGCGGCCCGTCGGGCTCGTCGCCCATCACCGTCTCGCCGGCGGCGGCCGAGCGGATCTTCTCCCGGCGCCACGTCGAGCACGGCATCCGCCGGGACGACATCGACGACGGCTTAGGCGTGCGGATCGGCTCGAACTACTTCGACCTCGCCATGATCATGGATTACTGGTCCGAGAAGCGCCTCAACCACCACACCGAGGCGACCACCATGCTGTACGGCGCGCGCGAATGCGCCCGGGTCCTGCTCGGCGAGGGTCTGGCGGCCTGCTATCGCCGGCACGCGGCCGCCGGTCGCGCGGTCGCGGCCGGCATCCGGGCGATGGGGCTCACCGTGTTCGGCGACGACCGGTACCGGATGACCAACGTCACCGCGCTGTACATCCCGGACGGGATCGACGGCGAGGCGGTGCGGCGCCGGATGCGGGAGGATTTCGAGATCGAGATCGGCACCGCCTTCGGGCCCCTGGCCGGCAAGGTCTGGCGGATCGGCGCGATGGGCTACAACGCCCGCAAGCACAAGGTGCTGATCACCCTGGGTGCCCTGGAGGCTGTCCTGCGGGCGGAAGGCTTCACCGTTCCGCCGGGCGCCGGCGTCGCGGCGGCCCTGGCCGCCTGGAACGAGAGCCCGGCCGCCTGA
- a CDS encoding type II toxin-antitoxin system YhaV family toxin has product MTPPGRHFSERNGWRLYQARAFVASLAPLAAEVERLAEADPGGYAAHPKAKLLTRIRQLIADEIPRDPNAHAYALGNTLGPQHRHWRRAKFLQRFRLFFRFDSASRIIVYAWVNDENTLRKAGSRSDPYAVFAQRLNAGDPPDGWEDLLADAHSI; this is encoded by the coding sequence GTGACGCCGCCCGGACGCCATTTCTCCGAGCGCAACGGATGGAGGCTCTACCAGGCACGCGCCTTCGTAGCGAGCCTTGCTCCCCTCGCCGCGGAGGTCGAGCGCCTGGCAGAGGCGGACCCGGGCGGCTACGCGGCGCATCCGAAAGCCAAGCTCCTGACCCGCATTCGTCAACTCATCGCCGACGAGATTCCGCGCGATCCGAACGCACATGCCTACGCGCTCGGCAACACGCTCGGGCCGCAGCATAGACACTGGCGACGGGCAAAGTTCCTGCAGCGATTCCGGCTCTTCTTTCGCTTCGACAGTGCGAGCCGCATCATCGTCTATGCCTGGGTCAACGACGAAAACACCTTGCGGAAAGCGGGCTCGCGCAGCGACCCCTATGCGGTGTTCGCGCAGCGCCTGAACGCCGGGGATCCGCCCGACGGCTGGGAAGACCTCCTCGCGGATGCGCACAGCATCTAA
- a CDS encoding GDSL-type esterase/lipase family protein, protein MYAPRIGTRIESWIETSARQWRHGRIVRNRLAERGPALQAALRKATPESVLLVGNSHAEFLGHPDFGGRPSINLGLGGSTAADCATYLAGLRAPARCAAAILIIGTNDIMRWRHPERVGTERRFEAAVRRILRVLDAWAAQVFVASVPPIGAWTTGRDPAAVAAFSDRLEGLCRAGGHSFFDPFAGLRDGGPGCACTGLACTGLARTGLDPDGVHLADYIRLAAEVIRLVALDPAPPAPRKRAAVPAGSLRGLHAAAWGLRP, encoded by the coding sequence ATGTACGCGCCACGGATCGGGACACGGATCGAGTCATGGATCGAGACCTCCGCCCGGCAGTGGCGGCACGGGCGAATCGTCCGCAATCGTCTGGCCGAGCGCGGCCCGGCCCTGCAGGCGGCACTCCGCAAAGCCACTCCCGAGAGCGTGCTGCTGGTCGGGAACTCGCATGCCGAGTTCCTCGGGCATCCGGATTTCGGTGGCCGGCCCAGCATCAATCTCGGCCTCGGCGGCAGCACCGCGGCCGATTGCGCGACGTACCTCGCGGGCCTCCGGGCCCCGGCCCGCTGCGCGGCCGCAATCCTGATCATCGGCACCAATGACATCATGCGCTGGCGGCATCCGGAGCGGGTGGGTACGGAGCGCCGGTTCGAGGCTGCGGTCCGGCGCATCCTGCGGGTTCTGGACGCCTGGGCGGCCCAGGTCTTCGTCGCGTCCGTCCCGCCGATCGGCGCCTGGACGACCGGCCGGGACCCCGCCGCAGTCGCAGCCTTCTCGGACCGCCTCGAAGGCCTCTGCCGGGCCGGCGGCCACAGCTTCTTCGACCCGTTCGCGGGCTTGCGCGACGGCGGTCCGGGATGCGCCTGCACGGGTCTCGCCTGCACGGGTCTCGCCCGCACGGGCCTCGACCCGGACGGCGTACACCTGGCGGACTACATCCGGCTGGCCGCCGAGGTGATCCGCCTGGTCGCGCTCGACCCGGCCCCGCCCGCGCCCCGGAAGCGCGCCGCGGTCCCGGCGGGCAGCCTGCGCGGGCTCCACGCCGCGGCCTGGGGCCTGCGCCCATGA
- a CDS encoding LysR family transcriptional regulator, translated as MIDWQDLHHFAVLARTGSLSAAARDLGVDHATIGRRVASLEDALALRLVERLPRRVALTPEGTAIAALAAEIVRTVQAIERRALGYAAAPVATVRISAPPAVAARLIAPQVARFHRAHPGITLVLSGAARIAALDRGEAEIAVRLTRPDDPDLLIRRIGVMRFALYASPDQAARPPADWTFIGYDSALDHVPQQIWLRTLLGSRPIVFQASDLFGQQEAARAGLGAVVLPRFLGDADGVLARLPAQPEPPNRDVWLATYPDLTRSPVIRAALDFLARVIGLGCPIAAPADPGRAAAPENAVSP; from the coding sequence ATGATCGATTGGCAGGATCTCCACCACTTCGCGGTGCTCGCCCGGACCGGCTCGCTCTCGGCTGCGGCGCGGGACCTCGGGGTCGATCACGCGACGATCGGCCGGCGGGTCGCGTCCCTGGAGGACGCCCTGGCGCTGCGGCTGGTGGAGCGCCTGCCGCGCCGGGTCGCGCTGACTCCGGAGGGGACCGCCATCGCGGCCCTGGCGGCGGAGATCGTCCGAACCGTACAGGCGATCGAGCGCCGCGCCCTTGGCTACGCGGCGGCACCGGTCGCCACGGTCCGGATCAGCGCTCCGCCGGCCGTGGCAGCCCGCCTCATCGCCCCGCAGGTCGCGCGTTTCCACCGGGCGCATCCCGGCATCACCCTGGTCCTGTCCGGTGCCGCCCGGATCGCCGCCCTCGACCGCGGAGAGGCGGAGATCGCCGTGCGTCTGACCCGCCCCGACGACCCGGATCTCCTGATCCGCCGCATCGGGGTGATGCGGTTCGCCCTCTACGCAAGCCCGGACCAGGCCGCGCGGCCGCCGGCGGATTGGACCTTCATCGGCTACGATTCCGCGCTGGACCACGTTCCCCAGCAGATCTGGCTGCGGACCCTGCTGGGGAGCCGTCCGATCGTATTCCAGGCCAGCGACCTGTTCGGCCAGCAGGAGGCGGCCCGGGCCGGCCTGGGCGCCGTCGTCCTGCCCCGTTTCCTGGGCGATGCCGACGGGGTCCTGGCCCGCCTGCCGGCCCAGCCGGAACCGCCGAACCGGGATGTCTGGCTTGCGACCTATCCCGACCTCACGCGCTCGCCCGTGATCCGCGCGGCGCTGGATTTTCTGGCTCGGGTGATCGGCCTGGGATGCCCGATTGCCGCACCGGCGGATCCGGGTCGCGCCGCCGCGCCTGAGAACGCGGTCTCGCCGTAG
- a CDS encoding quinone oxidoreductase, with protein MTTVMTMTRPGAPDVLTAAEIDIGEPGAGEVRIRQSVIGVNFVDIYFRTGLYPVAAYPAVLGFEAAGTVEAVGPGVVSASPGDRVAYHGAPMGAYAEARILPAERLVLLPATLPDRLMGGTMLRGLTAHMLLHKVRAVGPGDWILVHAAAGGLGQIVTRWAKRLGAHVIGTVGSEGKRAPALEAGADAVLLHGADNWAERARSLADGQGVHLAIDGIGGGMLARTFAAVRPFGTVASLGQPAGPIPPVRVETLGGGRSVALMRPSVMAYANDPDLYRRGAADLIAALEVGLINPIGAAYDLRDAARAHAALEGGLTTGSVILTV; from the coding sequence ATGACGACAGTGATGACGATGACCCGGCCCGGCGCGCCGGATGTCCTGACGGCGGCCGAGATCGACATCGGTGAACCCGGTGCAGGCGAAGTCCGCATCCGGCAATCCGTGATCGGCGTGAACTTCGTCGACATCTACTTCCGGACCGGCCTCTATCCGGTCGCCGCCTATCCGGCGGTGCTCGGTTTCGAGGCGGCCGGGACGGTGGAGGCCGTCGGCCCGGGGGTCGTGTCGGCGAGCCCTGGCGACCGGGTCGCCTATCACGGCGCCCCGATGGGCGCCTATGCCGAGGCGCGTATCCTACCGGCGGAACGCCTCGTGCTGCTGCCCGCCACCCTCCCCGACCGTCTGATGGGCGGCACGATGCTGCGCGGCCTGACCGCCCACATGCTGCTGCACAAGGTCCGGGCGGTCGGGCCCGGCGACTGGATCCTGGTCCACGCCGCCGCGGGCGGGCTCGGCCAGATCGTCACCCGCTGGGCGAAGCGCCTCGGCGCGCATGTCATCGGCACGGTCGGTTCCGAGGGCAAGCGCGCGCCGGCCCTGGAGGCCGGTGCGGACGCGGTGCTCCTGCACGGCGCGGATAACTGGGCCGAGCGGGCGCGGTCCCTGGCGGATGGGCAGGGCGTGCATCTGGCGATCGACGGCATCGGCGGCGGCATGCTGGCACGGACCTTCGCGGCGGTCCGGCCGTTCGGGACCGTGGCGAGCCTCGGCCAGCCGGCCGGGCCGATCCCGCCTGTCCGCGTCGAGACGCTGGGAGGCGGGCGGTCGGTCGCGTTGATGCGACCGAGCGTGATGGCCTACGCCAACGATCCGGACCTGTATCGCCGCGGCGCCGCGGACCTGATCGCCGCCCTGGAGGTCGGCCTGATCAACCCGATCGGAGCCGCCTACGACCTCCGGGACGCCGCCCGCGCGCATGCCGCCCTGGAGGGCGGCCTGACCACGGGCAGCGTCATCCTTACGGTTTAG
- a CDS encoding type II toxin-antitoxin system PrlF family antitoxin, giving the protein MRRVEFKGSITTTGRSEALRLDKALFKAHPEFRQRAKIRAHVIGPGTMLVTLDPDAQTPEEAETVDRDPVVSAYLAFLERDMTAHPERLRPFTEDALAQLEALTRDVTVSDDDVIPDDVTL; this is encoded by the coding sequence ATGAGGCGAGTCGAGTTCAAAGGGTCGATCACGACGACCGGACGCTCCGAGGCGCTGCGGCTCGATAAGGCGTTGTTCAAGGCACATCCGGAGTTTCGGCAGAGGGCGAAGATCCGGGCACACGTCATCGGTCCGGGAACGATGCTCGTCACCCTCGACCCCGACGCGCAGACGCCGGAGGAGGCCGAGACGGTGGACCGCGACCCCGTCGTGTCGGCCTACCTCGCCTTCCTGGAGCGGGACATGACGGCGCATCCCGAGCGGCTGCGGCCGTTCACCGAGGATGCGCTCGCGCAACTGGAGGCCCTGACCCGGGACGTGACGGTATCCGATGATGACGTCATCCCGGATGACGTCACGCTGTGA